In the genome of Hevea brasiliensis isolate MT/VB/25A 57/8 chromosome 14, ASM3005281v1, whole genome shotgun sequence, the window AAAAGagatttcaaaggattttagaattggtCTCCTTTAAACCCGTAAATTTCATAGATTAGGCTAGTTAGGGAAAatcctaaattgatttgaatataaACCCTTAACTCTGGAATCAtcttttatcaattattgcttggaattttacttttgagtatttagtttaatctcattttattaattttcattattaatattctcaatttctttgttttgctaattatttaattagtcattgtttgaattgaattttgcattttcataTCTTAAGcttcaaattctcaaatttcttttatttatttgattaaaatacaattttaacatagtttattttacatcaaaatttcaattgaaaacacaactctctgtgggaatgatatctttttctatactacttgaatgacTTATGCAAACACtacaaaaacaaaataattttttttcaaattacttTTTTAACAGCATCTAAGGATTCGTTTAGCACTACAGTGAGGAGGAGAAAAAGTAGATTTGAGATAAAAAGCATTTTTGTAGACTGTATGGTTAAAAGCTCAAACTAAGTTTTGAACCATTTCAAACTCCGATTTTGGAAGAGcaggtgctttttttttttttggtgacaAATGAGGAAATTAAACTGCTGCTTTTGCTTTAGGAGGATCAAAGGCTCCTGGACCGGATGGTTTCTCAGGGCTATTTTATCAACAAAATTGGGATACAGTAGGGGAAGATGTCTGTTGTGCTATCAAAAGTTTTTTTTGTATCTGGTTATATGCTTAGGGAAATCAATAGAACTAATATTGATCTGATTCCCAAATGTAAAAGTCCCTTTGCAATTAATCAATATAAACCTATAAGTCTATGCAATTTCCTCTACAAAGTTGTctccaaaattatttttaataggcTAAAACCTTGGATGGATTATCTTATTTCTCAAGATCAAGCAGCTTTTATCCCTTCAAGGGCTATtcaagataatattataatagCTCATGAAGCTTTCCATTTTTTAAGAACTTCTAACAGTAGAAGTCATTCCATGGCTATCAAACTTGACATGCATAAGGCCTATGACCAAGTTGATTGGGATTTTTTGGAGAAGGTTCTTACCCAACTCGGTTTTGACAGAAGATGGGTGAAACTTGTGATGCAGTGTGTATCTACTGTTAGTTTTTCAATTCTTATCAATTGTGCTCCATCTGAGTCTTTCATACCTATTCGAGACTCAGGCAAGGAAATCCTCTATCACCATATTTGTTCCTATTTGTTTCTCAAGCTCTCTCTAGTCTTATTGCTCATGCAAAAGAATTAGGACAGATTAAAGGCCTAAAGATCAATAGAACTACTCCGGTCATTACAAATGTCCTTTTTGCTAATGACACTTTGCTTTTTGGGAAAGCTAATAAAGGTGAAgctatggctattatgagtattattgacagGTATTCAGCAGCATCAGGTTAGAAGGTCAATCTTCATAAGTCAAGTATCAAGTTTAGTAGGAAAACTCCTACATCTCTTAACCAAGAGATTTTGAATATGTTTTCTATGGGAGAGATGAAATCTGAAGAAAAGTATTTAGGCCTCCCGTCCCTATGGGGGAGGTCAAAAGCTCAGGCTCTAAACTTCGTTAAAGAGAGAATCATGGCAAAGACTCAATCTTGGAAGCAAACATTATTATCCCAAGCGGGCAGAGAAACTATGATCAAAGCAGTTCTTTGTGCTATCCCAACATATTCCATGGCATTGCTCAAATATCCGAAGAGTTTTTTTGCAACCAGCTAAATGGTTTGGTCTCCAATTTTTGGTGGGGAAGAAAAGAAGCAGAACGGAAGATTCATTGGGTCAGCTAGTATAATGCTTCCTACCCAAAGTATTAGGGAGGATTAGGGTTTAAGgatttttaatatgtttaatCTAGCTTGTCTTGCTAAACAATGTTGGAGACTCCTCTTGAATCCGAGGGTGTTGTGGGCAAGGATAGTTAAAGGAATTTATTTTCCCCACTCCTCTTTCTGGCAAGCTAACCCTCTGGGTAGGAATTCTTGGATTTGGCAAGGTTTATTGGCAGGTAGAGATATCCTTAAAGATAGTTTTCGATTTAATGTAGCTGATGGTAGAAGTATTCTTCTATGGGATGATCCCTGGGTTCCTTATCTACAAGAGTTTAAAGTTGCTAGGCCTTTAAACTGTCCCTTAAATGTGAATTTGGTGGCTGATTTGATTGACCACAATAATCTCCAATGGAAAGTTGATCTTCTTCATAGTTTATTTCAGGCAGAAGAGGCAGCTGCTATCAAGTTAATACCAGTTGCACCAATGGGATGTCATGACTCTATTGTTTGGCACTTTGATAGATCAGGAGTTTACTCTGTGAAATCAGGCTATAGATTTCTGGTGAATAAAGCTCGTAATGCTAATGCTCAGCATCCTCATCAGTCTTTTTCCATATCTAAGGATGTATGGAAGTCTATTTGGAGTCTTGATATGCAACCAAAAATTAAAGTGTTTATGTGGAAAGTGATGTTAAATGCTCTCCCTTCGAAAGAAAATCTTTATCGCAGAGGAATTACTCTTGATTTTAACTGTCCTATATGTCAAAGGGAGGTGAAATCTATAGAACACATCTTGTTTTGGTGTGATCACTCCAAAGTAGCTTGGTTTGCAGGGCCTTGCTCCTATAAGCCAAATCCAATGGGTTTCAGATCTGTTGTTCAATGGTGGGAGTCTGTTGTACATCATTTCAGTAATGATCAAAAGATACTGGCTGCTATAGCTTTTTCATGCTAGGAGATTTGGAAGTCTAGGAACAAAGCTGTCTTTAATAATTGTGTTCCAAATCCAATGGCTTCTGTTAAGAATATTTTTAGGTGTGTTAACGAGTTAGATCAGATTACAAACTCAGATAAAGCAACCCTTTCTTCTTCTCGTAATGATCTGCAGATTCATAGATGGATTCCACCTCCACAAGGGTCTATCAAACTCAATTCTGATGTTGCGTGGAAAGGTGGGAATAAAACCGCAGCAATAGCAGTGATAGCTCGAAATTCTTAAGGAAAAATTGTTAATGGAAGAGTTAAACATGTTATATGTGCCTCACCTCTGATAGGTGAAGCTTTAGCTCTGTTGGAAGCCCAAAAGCTAGCAGATGCAATGAATTTAAGCTCTTTCATTTTGGAAGCAGTATCGGAGATTATTATTACAGCCTTAAAGAGAAATGTTACAAGCAGTTGGAAAATCCAAGCTACAATCTCAACCATCAAGAGCATATCCTCATCACACCCTCCCTTTATGTTCTCAATGGTTAGAAGATCAGCAAACCGTGCTGCAGATTGTATAGCTAAATTGTCTTTGAATGGCTTACTCCCTTGTAATTGGATCAACAATCATCCCCCTCAACTTTCTATCATTCTGTATGATGATGCCTTTGGGCTTTTTTAATGCAAGCTGAATgcattttccaaaaaaaaaagatttttaatGGACAAAAATAACCCTTAGATATTATTATATTTACCATCATGCCCGTATAAAAGCATTCCATTTTTTTTGAAAAAGCCCTTTGGCTTTCTCCTCTCCCTTGTCTCTCTTACGTCCACTCTCAATTCATAAACCGAAAAGGAATCTAGCTTTAAATTTTCTTCTTCTACGCTAGAAAATTGAAAACATTTTCAGTTTAGATGTTTTTATATTTACTCATATTTACTAACCCTAAACCGAATTGAATCCACATTTACTTTGCTTCTCCTGTAAACCATGTCTTCACCATTCATTCTAATGGCTTTCATTTCTCTTTTACACTGAATCATTTAGAAGCTCTAGGGTTTTTGAGAATTGAAATTTTggggttctttttttttttttggcaactcCACTCTCTAGCCTCTAATCTCTCCTTCTCTTGCAGAAACCTAGTCGGTAACTACAATTCTTCCATCTCAAGTGAGTCTCTTACGGTATGATTACTCTTTAGTAGGATCTGCGGAATCTGTTTTAATGGTTAGTTCCTAATTTTAGTAGCAATCGCAAGTACTGGGTTACTATTGTTTTCCTATTGTTTCTTGTTCACAAATTGTAGTTGTCCATATGAATTTCTACTTGCCCTAGTTCAAATCAACCGATAATGACTCCTAAATAGTTTGGTTTGCTCTGTTTTTGACATCAAGATGGTTTCTCTTGTGATTGTTATGCTTTTCATTATTTAGATTCTATTAGGCTTTTtaagaattaattttttaaacttaTGGCATCTTGCATTATGAGGAATGTGGTAACTATTGAGTTGTATGATGAAATTCAAAATCTTTGAGTTCTATTATAACTCAAAGAGATTTTGCAGCCATTCTATTATAAATTATATGGCATATGGATATGGTAAAATATGTCCAATGCCATGTTGAGCTTGTAATTGATTTTTGTTTGGTGAGTTTGACCCACATGAATAATGCTCAAATTCATGGTTGCTAGATATCTAATGTCATTTGCATTGAAAAATTATTTGTAGAAATGGCACTGCAACATACATTAAGGTTCCAAAAtttgttttcacctgtaaaaAGAGTATAAACGCAGAGGTTTTCTTTGACAATGGGACAAGGGTATATTATTTCTTGTGTTGCATGGCCATCTGATCCATAAATGAAAATGGGTATATTGTTATCTTTGATAGTATTGCTAAAAAAATCTAACAAGGGGCCCTAAATTCACCTATAAAGTTTATTTTCCTGATGATAGGTGGTGTTTTGATGCAACATGTTTGTTTGTCATCCCGAAGAGTTACACTTGAATTCTATTATGCAGCAAGGGATGTTATACTTCACTCTGCAATCTCACTTTGCAATTGGAATCATTAGAAGATGGAAGAGTATTTCTAAACCAAAGTTGAAAACCCATGGTATATTATGGATGATGTTATTGTTGCTTGTTAAGCTGTGGAATGTTAGATATTTGAGCTACTGAAAGGATCATGTATCTAATCATGCATCTTTGTAAGGAAAATCGACAATGAATTAAAGATTTGAGTCTCATTCTTTCTAGAGTTTGATGGAGAAAGTGAAACATAAGTGGTTCTTTAATAATCATTATGGAGCATAATTCTAAACTACTCTTTCCCTAAGTTGTTGGTGTCCAATGTAAATTGATGAATGCGCAAAGTCTATAGGTTTTAACCAAAGTTCTATAGGTATTAACCACTATAACCATGTATTAGTTGTTTCATCAAAGATAATGTGTTGAAATGAAGTTCTAGCAAGTCTTTGCATTTATAGCATCATTAATCTGATCATTAGCTGTTCTAATCAACACCATTATTCATCTTTTCAGGTTTAACAACTTCTGTTATAGTAGTATATCAAAttgttaaatgaataaaaatgatGCATCTTGTGGTTGACTTGTGAAAAGCAAAAAGTTCTGTGCTGTTTTCATTGGATCAATTAAATTATATGCAGGTCTTACAAAAAAAAATAGCAAattgttgaaaaaaataaaaaaaacccaCCTTGGTGGAGAAGCATTTTGTTAATCGCCGATTATTATAATTTGTAAATATATTTGATAATTGTTATAGATGTTtattaattcatcattttaaaaatatttagttATTAAAAATATTCATGTAGAAAATAATTGTATTACaatcaaatatataaaatattagtttataattattttgtaaatattaGTGAATGATTTTATTGATGTTTGTTAATATTTTaccaaaaaaaataaatacattttattatataaattaaatataattataaaaaaaatagaaataaataaatggttgattgttaataaaattaaaaaagtagATCCATAATTATTGTccgttttggtcattttgcacgtAACAGCATTTTAAAAAGTAGCTTAACCAAACACATATCAAACAGCCTTTTTGTTCAACAACAATTTTCTATTATGTTAGCAAACAGATAAACTGCTTTTTCAAAACAGCAGTTTTAAAACAGCAACAGTAAAATATAACAATGCCAAACCAGTAAAATATAACAATGCCAAACAGACTCTAAAATGATGCTTTTTtcgtaaaaaataattttagctcTCCAATTTCAATGCCACTTAATAGCATTTCCTCACTTTCCAACACAGTGAAGAGCATTCCTTAGGATACTTGATCCAAGTAGCATAAATGATGAGATAAATGAACACCAATAATAGCTTGACTTAGATAATAGGGGATATGTGAGTGGCTTTGATACAAGTTTAAACAACAAACTACACTATGCATTACTTGGCAAATATATTCATCACCAACGCCAAACGCAGAATTCTTACATTGTTGAAACACTAATGCCAAACTAGACTATGCATTACTTGGCAAATGCATTCATCACTGCAGCAAAAGCTCCGTAGAATTCTTATATTGTTGAAACTGCAACCAGCCAAACACAAACATTACTCGGAacatcagttaaaaaaaaaaaaaaattattaaagctACCACATTTTAACCAAAGTAAACAAATAAACCAACTCGGCAAATAATCGTATAGGCAAGTATGTGATGGCCAATTGTACAACTCTTCCTGCCTAGATGCAGCCATTGAATTAGTTGAAAGTATTCCAGTAACAACTGGCCCAATGTTTGATTATACCACACAATCTGCCCCATCTAGGTTCAGGTTGTCAGGGATGTAGTTAATTTCTCATTGGGGCCAATAGATTAGACAATAAAGTATTAGCCTGCACCCCAAAACTTTTCCTATGATACACGTATACATATTCACTTAAGTGGGGACTGCAGATGTAGCTATAGCATGAGTGAACTTGTAGTCAACTCGAGCAGGGAGCCcatatttattttgataactAAAATGCACGTACACAAATTTATGAATGCAAGTTTTCAATACTGTATTTCACCTGTTCTACAACCTCTTCACATTTGTGAACTAACTCTTGCACTTTAGCAGCTCCAGATTCTTTCACCAAATTTGTTTTTGATGTAATAGCATCAACCTATTAATTGAAGAAAATCAATGTCATGGTACTTCAGACTGTATGAGTTAATTTGGCTAAAATTCAAAATGAAAATTACCTCTGATACTACAGATTCAACCTTCCTTTGCCTTGCTTCCAGATCACCCCTCTTTGATTCCACCTCCaacttaatattattaaattctttTGTAGCCTCCTCACTCTTCACATTTCCTTCTTTCTCCAATATCTTTCTCAACTCATCCAACTGTTGTGCTGGAATAGAGGAAAATATAATTAAAGCTCCCTTGCGTTCATCCAGATATAGAAAGCAACAGTTCAAAACAGGTTGCAATTGCACGAGAAACTACCTTTAGCTTGCCGTTCAACTAGTTTGGCATCAAGTGACTTATCCAACACTCCATCGTCGCTCAGCTTAGCTTTTAGGGTCTTGTAGTCTTTCTCGATGGACTTTGCAGAATTTACCTATTACAGTTACAATTTACAGATTGCAACATTTTGGTAATATCATTGCATGATTAATACAAAATCAAAAGCCACTTCAGGGAAAAGAAAGATATGAATCCACATGACAATATAAGATTAATTACTATTAGTATTAAGTTGGAGAGAACAAAACGAGAAAGAGGGGTGAGGGGGGAGATGGTGGAGGGAGCGCTGACCTGTTCATGTATAGCCTGCATTTGTTTGAGGTGCTTTGACATTTTCTTAAAAGTCTGAGAAACAGCATATAAAGATAACGTTGATTAGTTACCCTTTCAACTGAACTTGTGCAGCCTGTGAATTTTCTATCTTCATGCAGTTGAATGCTTGAAATTTTAACAAAAGGAACGAAAGTAATATTAAATCTTAAAATGAATAAACTGAGGTCTGACTGAAATAAGAGAGAAAAACCACAATCTTTAAAAGATATTGTGGAATATTTGCATGCAGTCGGAATTTGTCCAGATAGGATCTGCTTTGTCTAATTTAAGATCACTTGGCTTTCATAGACCATAAGATTGAAACAGCACTTAATAGATTAATCTGTCATACGATGGGTTGTATGCAAGATAACATAAAGACAGGATAATGCTACAAACAAATTAGGTCTTTTATAAGCCAATACATGCACCACAATCCAAACATAGTAGAAGATGTGAACCTCTTAGTCCACAAGATCAAGTACAACATTCCTTTGAGATTAGATTAATTTATTTCACACTTGAAGGAACCCAATATGATTCAAGGTCGTTTCTCCAACTGAAACAATATTTTAAAGTCTATCTTGAGGATTCTCACACTATCAGATTTAAGAAATCAATACTTTTTAGCAGGTGTACCTCAATAATATATACATAATGCAACAAGGTAatgttgaattttcacaattacaTAATTAGACAAACCTGTTAGCAAAATTCATTAGCCTAGCCAGCCTGCAAATACATGACCATCAGACCATGGAAGGTAAACATAGCAATTCACAAAAAGAAAATACCTTCGAATAAACCTCTATAATGGAAGTCTTCTCTTGAAAGGACTGCATTGCTAATCTTTCAGCATTTCTTGCCTCTTCCCGAAATGATTTCTTCTCCTCCAAAGCCCTCTTTCAGTACACATGGGAAAGTTATTTGCAATTCAACAAACAAAAggagataataaaaaaataaaaaataaaaaataaaaatgaaaaagaagcatGCCAGCAATGAAAACCACAGAATACTTTGAAAGACTAATATGCACCCAAAATTCAATTTTACAATAAACAATAAAACAGAAAACAAACTTGAAACCAGGTAGGAAAAACCATAGTTACCAGGAACGTGATACTCCCGAGTCGTGGTACGGGTGCGTGGTACGCGATACCCTACTAAACGAAATATAGGATTCGTAAGGGGTAGTCTTAATCGGTATGCTAATTCGATTAGTAATTCATTTAGTTGATACGTCAATTCCATTTAAGATAtactaattatatttatttaataaataacttattttttaattttatttaacatattatatttataaattaaaatattaatttaatatgataattttttaatataatatacatttttataaaattcaaagttatttatttatttttttaagaaattatttaattattattctattaaaataatatgattttaaataatgaatataacaaatagttAATAATGATTATTtatctaaataattttaattttttctcaataaaatattcatttgCACTCCAAAAATCTAGAATATACTGCCACCTAAAATATCTAACCCACTAACAAGTCTTCCACCTACAAAATTTGGTCTTTCAAAACGTAtctcctttttccttcttcttcttcttcttcttcttcttcttgtgccTATTGCTTACACATGTACATGCCTtttgatttttcttctttctttctctcttccttcctttcttctttttattcTCGCTGGAACCTCCATTTTGGAGAACCAGATCGTGTCCCCTAGCGTTTTGGAACGCAGATGACTCGCGATTTGGAACTCACGAACCAGATCGCGGTTCCCAGGGGGTTTGAGCGAATCTGGTAACTATGGGAAAAACTACAGAACAAGAATGAGTCAACCAAGGTGAACTGCAAGAGAATTTTGCTCATCATACAGCATGCCTCAGATTTTGTACATTGGCAATAAAAGCAGATAAGAGAAGACCACAGGTCAAATAGTGAACAAATTTCAGGCGACTGAGCATTTCCTAGATGAATTTTAATATGAAAGAAAAGGTACCTGCAATTTATCAGGCGATTGAACAATTTTTGAACGTAGGCTTGCATTTTCTTGGACACTTTGTACCAGATCAAACTCTGCTTTTGAAATCTGAAAAGCAACACAAAAGATACAGTAATGTACTAATGTCAACAATAGCCAAAAAAGACAAAGGAAAGAGCTCATGAagaaaaacatgaaaaataaattatgtaatttatATCATGAGCATACTTATATACATAAAAGCACCCAATCCAAATGATGaaccaaaaatatttttcaattatAAATACATACACACATGATATTCAAATGAGGCCCAAAAGAAGCCTAACTCTACACAAAGTAGAGAGAAATATCACAGGGGGTCGGGATGGGGGGGGAGGGGTTGGTGTGGTgcggagagaagaaaaaaaaaatagtatgtaGCAGAACAGACTCCAATATGTATGTGTGGAAAGCTATGAAAAAAAAATCTCCATATTCATGACACAGAACAAAGCTAAGAGAGAACCAACATAATGATACAGTAATAAAACCTAAAAAGATGATAGTATAGAATGATGGAAAATAAAAGGCACAATTAAGAgcccaaaaagaagaagaagaagaagagtgaaGTTCCCTAGCAGAAATTTCACACAGATAGGATGGATCTTAGGTTCAGAGTTACCTGCTGCCCTAGTGAATTTTATAGAGCTTTAATAAATCTAGAGATAATTTATAGCCTCTGACCAATTGCAATGAGCAGTCTCTGATTTTATAAAGCACACTCCCttgattaaaagaaaatttaaaaataaaaataaaaaatatgcgGCAAACCATATGTATGATGGTTTTCTAAGCAGAGATGAGCACTATTTTCATATTCTTTCATTACAGCATTGAATAAATATTAGACAAGCTAACTGTCAAAATCTTACCTCCTCGTCCATTTCCCCAGTCTTCTCCTTTAATTTTCGGAAAGAAGCTCTGAGTGACAACTGGTGATTGTTGAGGCCTGCAATGGTCTGATGCAATTCTTTAACGTTGGCATCTACCTCTTGCACAAGTGGCAACTCCCTTTCCCTTGCTTCATTATAGTCAGATATTTGTGCATTCAACTGCAAGGGCAAACGCTTAGTGGAAACAAATACTCAATCCACTTAAAAAATTCAAGAGCCTCTCTTTAGTTACCTGTGAAATCTTATCCTCCCATTCCCTCCGCTGATCATCAAGAAGTGTGAGTTCCTCCCCCATTGGTCTTAGTAGATTCATTTTTGATTCTCTGATAAAGAAAATGAACAGAATAAATAGCAATCATCAAAGAACTACCAATTAAATGTTTCCGCGCTAAATTGAAGAAATCCAAAACGCCAATTTCTCTTTACTAATGTAGAAACTATTCCACAAAATTCTATTTACCCTTTAGAAACCATTCCATAAAGTTCCAAAATGG includes:
- the LOC110650850 gene encoding kinetochore protein NUF2 homolog isoform X2, which gives rise to MNMYIRIREMLGLVDCPIKFTLKDLLRPQGDRTEIFLSAILNFCLHKESKMNLLRPMGEELTLLDDQRREWEDKISQLNAQISDYNEARERELPLVQEVDANVKELHQTIAGLNNHQLSLRASFRKLKEKTGEMDEEISKAEFDLVQSVQENASLRSKIVQSPDKLQRALEEKKSFREEARNAERLAMQSFQEKTSIIEVYSKTFKKMSKHLKQMQAIHEQVNSAKSIEKDYKTLKAKLSDDGVLDKSLDAKLVERQAKAQQLDELRKILEKEGNVKSEEATKEFNNIKLEVESKRGDLEARQRKVESVVSEVDAITSKTNLVKESGAAKVQELVHKCEEVVEQFQQYKNSTELLLQ
- the LOC110650850 gene encoding kinetochore protein NUF2 homolog isoform X1, which encodes MSKFDYPRLSRAEIVTVLAESQIAAVVENDIKNPNPDFLSDLYTRLLIHLDLLHEEDQGQVEFAALEQLENPDHHADSVRTMNMYIRIREMLGLVDCPIKFTLKDLLRPQGDRTEIFLSAILNFCLHKESKMNLLRPMGEELTLLDDQRREWEDKISQLNAQISDYNEARERELPLVQEVDANVKELHQTIAGLNNHQLSLRASFRKLKEKTGEMDEEISKAEFDLVQSVQENASLRSKIVQSPDKLQRALEEKKSFREEARNAERLAMQSFQEKTSIIEVYSKTFKKMSKHLKQMQAIHEQVNSAKSIEKDYKTLKAKLSDDGVLDKSLDAKLVERQAKAQQLDELRKILEKEGNVKSEEATKEFNNIKLEVESKRGDLEARQRKVESVVSEVDAITSKTNLVKESGAAKVQELVHKCEEVVEQFQQYKNSTELLLQ